Proteins from a genomic interval of Pseudomonas asplenii:
- a CDS encoding cellulose biosynthesis protein BcsC, giving the protein MRQQTLALAVCAALASSVGFAAETGSPQSLLIQQGYYWQAKEKPDRAAEAWSRLLSLDANQPDALYGLGLIEVQRQRIANAQNYLARLQAIQPLPRQALQLEQDIALSPPEKKQLLEKARELSDAGERDQAVAVYRQLFDGHQPQGLIAREYYNTLGFSTGGWPEARVGLERLHRERPDDAILDLWLALHLARNPESRPEGIRALARLSHNPDIGGNADETWRFALVWLGPPSRDQVSLFEQYLQAHPDDSEIRALMNKGIAQGRTGSGWQRDPHVARGLKALDAGDLATAEQELQARLKDKPDDYDALGGMGILRQQQKRLGEAENYLVQATRTGAGAQWKSALEDVRYWILLDRANDAQRSGRQAQARELIEQAIAKNPVEPAGPTALAGWYAQAGQLDTAEAGYRQVLARNANYPDALSGLIGVLSRAGKSDEALQLIDRLSSAEQARLAPSVHIRALRATQVAKLAERRGDLTGAQKAYKEALADDPKNPWIRFALARVYLRQGQAQVARDLIDELLKQQPDQPDALYTSTLLSAELGEWTKALRTLSRIPAAKRSTDMNEMELDIRLHVQTELAVDVARRGQRQDAWGLLSRCEPLTRGKPERVAVLASAYAEAGNPDQAVSLMRDLLDKSESTPDLQLLYAGVLLKADRDAEASEILRQLQGKPMGETASKRYEDLVFLYRVKQADELREKNDLVAAYDMLSPALQQRPNDSLAISSLARMYAASGNVDKARNLYEPLIKADPGNAKLQLGLADIAMQGRDYSLAEHSVEKALELEPGVPLTLTASARIYREMGKTGEAARLLRKAIEIENGQRVDTYVANVASGSAVSSNPFVGLAGQRRQGTALAQASLIPPPVDASSTGLSAGDMELIPAPVAQKAQATAPAPVASRSANPFGEEAYARDTAPGAGLSPAQAALNDILQDRTGYVVQGLTVRNNNSEKGLGKLTDIETPFEASFPVGSNLASIALQVTPVFLYSGSPGANGSSRFGTSGTALVGSQKDSGVGLAVAYRDKDNGLKADVGMSPIGFTYSTPIGGVSLNRPFSANPNFSYGVSASRRMVTDSVTSFAGSRDPRTGEKWGGVTANGVRGELGYDNQKFGAYGYSSAHLLEGHNVDDNNRFELGSGVYWYLRNTPGSILTVGLSGSALHYSENQDFYTYGHGGYFSPQTFFALGVPVSWSQRTERFTYRIKSSIGVQHIGQDSAEILPGHSEYQANATAAGLSRYDGDNKTGIGYSLSAAGEYKFGSNFFLGGTLGVDNASDYRQVAGGLYLRYTFEDMTGPMDLPVSPFGSPYSN; this is encoded by the coding sequence ATGCGCCAGCAAACCCTAGCCCTGGCGGTCTGTGCCGCCCTGGCTTCCAGTGTCGGCTTCGCCGCCGAAACCGGCAGCCCGCAATCGTTGCTGATCCAGCAGGGTTATTACTGGCAGGCCAAGGAAAAACCCGATCGCGCGGCCGAGGCCTGGAGTCGTCTGCTGAGCCTGGACGCCAATCAACCGGATGCGCTGTACGGCCTGGGCCTGATCGAGGTACAGCGCCAGCGCATCGCCAACGCGCAGAATTACCTGGCTCGCTTGCAGGCGATCCAGCCGCTGCCGCGTCAGGCACTGCAGCTTGAGCAGGACATCGCCCTGAGCCCGCCGGAAAAGAAACAACTGCTGGAAAAAGCCCGCGAGTTGAGCGATGCCGGCGAGCGCGACCAGGCCGTTGCGGTCTATCGACAACTGTTCGATGGCCACCAGCCGCAGGGCCTGATCGCCCGCGAGTATTACAACACCCTGGGTTTCTCCACCGGCGGCTGGCCGGAGGCCCGTGTCGGTCTGGAGCGCCTGCACCGCGAACGTCCGGACGATGCGATCCTCGACCTGTGGTTGGCACTGCACCTGGCACGTAACCCCGAGAGTCGCCCGGAAGGTATCCGTGCCCTGGCGCGGCTCTCGCATAACCCGGACATCGGCGGCAACGCCGACGAGACCTGGCGCTTCGCCCTGGTCTGGCTCGGGCCGCCGTCGCGGGACCAGGTCTCGCTGTTCGAGCAGTACCTGCAGGCGCACCCGGATGACAGCGAGATCCGCGCATTGATGAACAAGGGCATCGCCCAGGGCCGCACAGGTTCCGGTTGGCAGCGCGATCCGCATGTCGCCCGCGGCCTCAAGGCGCTCGATGCGGGCGACCTGGCGACCGCCGAGCAGGAATTGCAGGCACGCCTCAAGGACAAGCCCGACGACTACGATGCCCTGGGTGGCATGGGCATCCTGCGCCAACAGCAGAAACGCCTCGGTGAAGCGGAAAACTATCTGGTGCAGGCGACCCGCACCGGTGCCGGTGCGCAATGGAAAAGCGCCCTTGAAGACGTGCGTTACTGGATTCTTCTCGACCGTGCCAATGACGCCCAGCGCAGCGGCCGCCAGGCCCAGGCGCGGGAACTGATCGAGCAAGCCATCGCCAAGAACCCGGTGGAGCCCGCTGGCCCGACCGCACTGGCGGGTTGGTACGCCCAGGCCGGACAGTTGGATACCGCCGAAGCCGGTTATCGCCAGGTGCTGGCGAGAAATGCCAACTACCCGGATGCCTTGAGTGGACTGATCGGCGTGCTGTCGCGGGCTGGCAAGTCCGACGAAGCCTTGCAACTGATCGATCGGCTGTCATCGGCGGAACAGGCTCGCCTGGCGCCGAGCGTGCATATTCGGGCATTGCGCGCGACTCAGGTGGCCAAGCTCGCCGAGCGTCGTGGTGATCTGACCGGTGCGCAGAAAGCCTACAAGGAAGCTCTGGCCGACGATCCGAAAAATCCCTGGATCCGTTTCGCCCTGGCCCGGGTCTACCTGCGCCAAGGTCAGGCCCAGGTCGCTCGTGATCTGATCGACGAGTTGCTCAAGCAGCAACCCGACCAGCCCGATGCGCTCTACACCAGCACCTTGCTCTCGGCCGAACTGGGCGAGTGGACCAAGGCCCTGCGCACGCTGTCGCGGATTCCGGCGGCCAAGCGCAGTACCGACATGAACGAGATGGAGCTGGACATCCGCCTGCACGTGCAGACCGAACTGGCGGTGGACGTTGCCCGTCGCGGTCAGCGCCAGGACGCCTGGGGCCTGCTGTCGCGCTGCGAACCGCTGACCCGTGGCAAGCCCGAGCGCGTGGCGGTGCTGGCCAGCGCCTATGCCGAAGCCGGTAACCCGGACCAGGCCGTCAGCCTCATGCGTGACCTGCTGGACAAGTCCGAATCGACCCCGGATCTGCAATTGTTGTACGCGGGCGTGTTGCTCAAGGCCGACCGGGATGCCGAGGCCAGCGAGATCCTGCGTCAGTTGCAGGGCAAGCCGATGGGCGAGACCGCCAGCAAACGGTATGAGGACCTGGTGTTTCTCTACCGGGTCAAGCAGGCCGATGAGCTGCGTGAGAAGAATGACCTGGTCGCCGCCTACGACATGTTGTCGCCAGCGCTGCAGCAGCGTCCGAATGACAGCCTGGCGATTTCCTCGCTGGCACGCATGTACGCTGCCAGTGGCAACGTCGACAAGGCGCGCAACCTTTATGAACCGCTGATCAAGGCCGACCCCGGCAATGCCAAGCTGCAACTGGGCCTGGCTGATATCGCCATGCAGGGCCGCGACTACTCGTTGGCCGAGCATTCCGTGGAAAAGGCCCTGGAACTCGAGCCTGGCGTGCCGCTGACGTTGACCGCTTCGGCGCGAATCTATCGCGAAATGGGCAAGACTGGCGAAGCCGCCCGTTTGCTGCGCAAGGCCATCGAGATCGAGAACGGCCAGCGGGTCGACACCTATGTTGCCAACGTTGCGAGTGGCAGCGCCGTGTCGTCCAACCCCTTCGTCGGGTTGGCCGGACAGCGTCGCCAGGGTACGGCACTGGCCCAGGCGTCGTTGATTCCGCCGCCGGTCGACGCTTCATCCACTGGCCTGAGCGCGGGTGACATGGAACTGATTCCGGCTCCGGTCGCGCAGAAGGCTCAGGCCACTGCGCCCGCCCCGGTCGCCAGCCGCAGCGCCAATCCGTTTGGCGAGGAGGCCTATGCACGCGACACCGCACCCGGAGCGGGCTTGAGCCCGGCGCAGGCGGCGCTCAACGATATTCTCCAGGACCGCACGGGTTATGTGGTTCAGGGGCTCACTGTGCGCAACAACAACAGCGAGAAGGGCCTGGGCAAGCTGACGGACATCGAGACACCGTTCGAAGCCAGTTTCCCTGTCGGCTCGAACCTGGCGAGCATCGCCTTGCAGGTCACTCCGGTCTTCCTGTACTCGGGCAGCCCCGGTGCCAATGGTTCGTCACGCTTCGGCACCAGTGGCACCGCTCTCGTCGGTAGCCAGAAGGACAGCGGGGTCGGTTTGGCCGTGGCCTATCGTGACAAGGACAACGGGCTCAAGGCTGATGTCGGCATGAGTCCGATCGGCTTTACCTACAGCACGCCGATCGGTGGTGTCAGCCTCAACCGGCCATTCTCCGCCAACCCGAACTTCAGCTATGGCGTCAGTGCTTCGCGCCGTATGGTCACCGATAGCGTGACCTCGTTCGCTGGCTCCCGTGATCCGCGTACCGGCGAGAAGTGGGGCGGTGTTACCGCCAATGGCGTGCGGGGCGAGTTGGGCTACGACAACCAGAAGTTCGGTGCCTACGGCTACAGCTCGGCGCATCTGCTGGAGGGCCACAATGTCGACGACAACAACCGCTTCGAACTGGGCAGTGGTGTCTACTGGTACCTGCGCAACACGCCGGGCAGTATCCTCACCGTGGGTCTGAGCGGCTCCGCCTTGCACTACTCCGAGAATCAGGATTTCTACACCTATGGCCATGGCGGCTACTTCAGTCCGCAGACCTTCTTCGCCCTGGGCGTGCCGGTCAGTTGGTCGCAGCGCACCGAGCGCTTCACCTACCGGATCAAGTCCTCGATCGGTGTCCAGCATATCGGTCAGGACAGCGCCGAGATCCTCCCCGGCCACAG
- the bcsZ gene encoding cellulose synthase complex periplasmic endoglucanase BcsZ yields MSVRNLSGVKGLGRLLGRGLLPLALLLPMAAQAAEGCSVQNWPLWKNYAERFVQKDGRMLGSSMDPNQSSSEGQSYGMFFALVANDPVTFDALWRWTRDNMAGADIAQNLPGWLWGPTPAGTWGIIDKNSASDSDLWFAYALLEADRLWKKPAYRADAQRILDNVQKTLIRDIPGLGKMLLPGPVGYEHPDQLWRFNASYTPIPLLRRFNKELPAGPWNAVAESTAKMIADKNMNRFGFVPDWVGYRGTDLNKGMFVVDKFTNALGSYDAIRTYLWAGLTSPADPLAKPMLDHLDGMAQSTASTGVPPEKVQVLTGATEGIGPYGFSASLVPYLRAKGLPLLADQQQRLVDQAIAHFTDPADPAYQQHQYYHVMLSLFSLGWSEHRYQFNKDGTVNVSWEAACASKP; encoded by the coding sequence ATGAGTGTGCGCAATTTGAGCGGTGTAAAAGGCCTGGGGCGCTTGCTCGGGCGTGGCCTGCTGCCCCTGGCATTGCTGCTGCCGATGGCGGCGCAAGCCGCCGAGGGCTGCAGCGTGCAGAACTGGCCCCTGTGGAAGAACTATGCCGAGCGCTTCGTGCAGAAGGACGGACGCATGCTGGGTTCGAGCATGGACCCCAACCAGAGCAGTTCCGAGGGCCAGTCCTACGGTATGTTCTTCGCACTGGTCGCCAACGACCCGGTGACCTTCGATGCCCTGTGGCGTTGGACCCGGGACAATATGGCCGGTGCCGATATCGCGCAGAACCTGCCCGGCTGGTTGTGGGGGCCGACACCGGCCGGTACCTGGGGGATCATCGACAAGAACTCTGCCAGCGATTCCGATCTGTGGTTCGCCTACGCCTTGCTCGAAGCCGATCGCCTGTGGAAAAAACCGGCTTACCGGGCCGATGCGCAGCGGATTCTGGACAACGTGCAAAAGACCCTGATCCGCGACATCCCCGGGCTCGGCAAGATGCTCCTGCCAGGACCTGTGGGTTATGAACACCCGGATCAGCTGTGGCGTTTCAACGCCAGCTACACACCGATCCCGCTGTTGCGGCGCTTCAACAAGGAGCTTCCCGCCGGCCCCTGGAACGCAGTGGCCGAAAGCACCGCGAAGATGATCGCCGACAAGAACATGAACCGTTTCGGCTTTGTCCCGGACTGGGTGGGGTATCGCGGGACGGACCTCAACAAGGGCATGTTCGTGGTCGACAAGTTCACCAATGCGCTGGGCAGCTACGATGCGATCCGTACCTACCTCTGGGCCGGCCTGACGTCGCCGGCCGATCCGCTGGCCAAGCCGATGCTCGACCATCTCGATGGCATGGCACAGTCCACCGCGTCCACTGGCGTGCCGCCGGAGAAGGTCCAGGTACTGACCGGCGCCACCGAGGGTATCGGGCCCTACGGTTTCTCGGCATCGCTGGTGCCGTACCTGCGGGCCAAGGGGCTGCCATTGCTGGCGGACCAACAGCAACGCCTGGTTGACCAGGCGATTGCGCACTTCACCGATCCGGCCGACCCGGCCTATCAACAGCATCAGTATTATCACGTGATGCTGAGCCTGTTTTCCCTGGGCTGGAGTGAACACCGCTATCAGTTCAACAAGGACGGCACTGTGAACGTATCCTGGGAGGCCGCATGCGCCAGCAAACCCTAG